The DNA region tttcaaatgaaggtaaaagcgaatcattaagttctattatcgatttgctatgattttttgaacattggccgatctggaaaccgttccgaatatgtgggatgaatGTACCTTACATTTGACACTctagaaaaacgttacttaatccacctttaggtggttggtgccttcctctcatgtaTAGGTAGTATAAATAACCGGGACTCGTGATCAGAAATGTTTTCGGTCGACCGGGACAGACACAGCAGAAACAAGATAAGTAAAGTTAAACCATCCACAAACACTTTGTCTTTTTGAACGCAAAGCGGAATAAAGTCGTCCCTTAACTCTACGCGTATTTTTTGACTCACTCATCTCAGACACAGGACCACATCCAACGCTTGTAATATGCGTCAACAAAAAATGAAGCAGTGCTTGCttgcaggcctgcaaaatgtttccaacccagcgtacacatgaagcaaaccaaaatgtcagttcactgctagcaagtgactgtaagcctactgtgtccgttcaaccactgccgcctgactcgtgccgttcggctgctggagaatgagagacgtgaaaaaatgagctacactcactcaattcgtgtcgtatgactgactcgtaaaatcctctctaaacactattttgactatttttaaacaattgagtggttccagactgtgcaaaacacttaaaacaaccataacttaaattcaaaattacattccctcgcataaataccaactttttgtgtaaaaacttgtttctttatgtgtgtgcgtgcaacttcgaatgagcgttggtcgactactgcctcgcattgcagctgctcagtgagctagggcactcacgactgagtcgggtttgtttatgtcacggttttgcggttcaatgaatggatctgaaaaaatcgtgtatgcgtcacCGATTTTCGAGTCAGGActcctgacattttcagctctgcttGCTTGTACTATGTTTTTGACCCGTTTATAATGTTATGCTTGGATTGAACCAAACGGTACAGCCCGATCCGTCGATCATCGACTGTTATTTTTCATATATTGGACTGAATCACCCTGTACAATCGAATTTTAGCAAACAAAAACCAATTAAAAAACCTGTtgggaaaaagattgaggttaggtcaattcagaccattttttgaaCTGCtcgtaattttagataggttaGTCAGATCTGGAAAATTCTCAATCTACAAGAAAGGTTATTTCAGaacctttctgaaaatatataatacggcaggttttcttgcaaaaaccacatttttgtgcaaattatgaaatttatatgcagcagttttttttaacataatttttgatatacttttccaaatcttataaatttcaaaagataTTTATGGGACCCctagacgaatcgaatgaggccaatatAGTCAAAATCGGTTAAaccagtgacgagatattccagtgacattgattcggtacacatgtttacatacagccaaacacacagacatttgctcagcttgtgattttgagtcgatatgtacaaatgaaaggtgagtaaggaaaaaaatgttcgctcagagcagttctctcagatttcggtcattcatttttttgtatttttcaattagacggaaacttttttggtgccttcggtatgcccaaagaagccattttgcatcaatagtttgtccatataattttccatataaatttgacagtccatacaaaaatgatctatgaaaattaaaaaatctgtatcttttgaaggattttttgatcgatttggtgtcttcggcaaagtgtaggtatagataaggactacactgaaaaaaaattatacagggtaaaaattggtgattttttaattaactttttgtcactaaaacttgatttgcactatttttgttttttttttatatgttttaggcagacgtgcatcggcactcaatagcacttCACCACATTTTGAGATGATTGCCTTCGTAAACCGGCAAAGTGAATCTGTGCTCACTGTGCATCAAAACAAGCTTTAGTTCGATGCTTTTAATAATTGTTGTTCACTATGTAATTAGGattagcaaaaaattaaaagtgatttgaatatcacaaaaatttcaAGTGCTAAATGTGCTATTTAGCACTCAAATAGCACTTCATCACAAAAACTAGCGAATAAGTGAAGATAATGGTTTCGGTCGTTCAGAACCTCATAGtgcaatgaaaaaaacatactttagGCACAAAACAAATTGATATGGTGCCTTTTTCAAGCCATGGCCTTAAAAAAACGGTCaagtgctattgagtgccgatgcacgtctggttttaggggacatcaaatgccaacttttcagaaatttccaggttgtgcaaaaaatctttgaccaaattatgaattttttaatcaatactattttttttcaaaaaatcgaaatatcggtcgcaaaaaattttcaacttctttttttgatgtaaaatcaaatttgcaattaaaagtactgtagtgaaattttgataaagggcactgttttcaagttatagccactttttgaaaaatagtcgaagttttttatattttttttttaaattagtgcatatgtttgcccacttttgaaaaagaaaattgaaaagctgagaaaattctctttattttgcttttttgaactttgatgaAACAACCCTTAATTGCTGAGctatttccatgcaagtgtttaaaaacaggaaaattgatgttttttaagtctcacccaaacaaaccaccattttcaaatgtcggtatctcagcaactaatggtctgatttacaatgttaaaatatgaaacattcgtgaaattttccgatctattcgaaaaaatatttaaaaagaaatttaaaccaagactaacattttaaaagggcgtattattgaatttttggcacttttgaaatgttagtcttgatttatttgttttttaaattttgtattcaaaaagattggacaatttcacaaatgattcacattttaaaattgaaaatcgaaccattagatgccgagatatcgacattagaaaactgcggtttgtttgggtgagacttagaaaacatcaattttcctgtttttaatcacttgcatggcaatatctcagcaactaggggTCGTATCTACAAAGttggaaaaagcaaaatatagagaattttcccagccttcaaaaaaaatttttttttcaaaagtggccaAACATGTGcagtacttaaaaaaattaaaaactgcgactattttccaaaaagttacctaaaatggctataacttgaaaacggtgccctttatcaaaattcacttgcgtactttttgattgcaattttggatggaaatttctgaaaagttagcatttgatgtctcctaaaacatatcaaaaaatttaaaaaaaaattaaaatggtgttttttttgcaaatcaaatttaagtgacaaaaactcaaataaaaaatcaccaattttttaccgtgtgtcatttttttcagtgtagtccttatccatacctacaactctgctgaagacaccaaatcgatgaaaaaattccttcaaaagattcagattATTGaactttcatacatcatttttgtatggacagctgccaaatttgtaaggaaaattatatggacaaactaatgcaaaatggcttctttgggcatatcgaaagcACCACaacagtttcagccggattaaaaaatacaaaaattaaaataaaaaaagaccgatttcgtagggaATTGCTCCTCAGAGAAcagtcgtttgacattctaccgagattccgatcatctctctcatgatcgcattcaaatgactcctgtcaccacgcagcaaacaCAAGGAAGAGAGAGAAAGAAACGAGAGAAAAAGAGAGAGCACTGCTGCTTGAGCGACCGACGTCAAGCAATGACAATGATGATAGGCGCTGTATGGCAGtgatcaaattttgttttcggaaatgatcgctggcagaaaattctttcaaatatcgAACAGCCCCATTCAGTGacagatcccttttcaagcattgctTGCGAGTATAGCTGAAAAATggaatttgtaattaaaaagaactcccgatttttttaaatgcatcatTTTCATGTTATAGGAATATTCATGATTCTTTAAAAATGTATCCATCTGCATCTGTATGTATTCCTTAAAATAATTCGATATttttagctgagaaaattcgctAACGAACTTCAAAGTCGAACAATTGCACTTGCGGAAAATTACTGAGATACAGCATTACAGAgaatgaaattgataaaacttgGTTATTCTCTGTGTCATTCAAATAGACTTCatgtttcaaaagaattttcgaaGTTGGTTTGCTCAAAGTTATCAGCtaaatagaaaatacaaaaaaaaatgaacgaaatcggccgatttcgtagagcatTGCTGTTTTggcttttaataaaattcattgCGAGCTATAAAAACAACCTCAATTAAATGCTAAAGAATTTTAACTAATTTCTCCGTTTTCCTCTccctttctctctcattccagACAATGAAGCTGAAGTAATTTTAATCGATTATCTTCGCCCACCATCACAACCACCTTCGCGGAGGGAAGCCCGCGCGCGCGGTGAGGAGCAATCGAAAACGAATGGGTCAAGAGCCCGCCAGCAGCAAAAATGGGAATGTATTCTTGGCCCACACCCTTTCTTTTCGTTTTCGGCGGATTCGCACTGCGCGTATTCCACGGCGCGTGCCACGTGTTTGGTGGAGACATCGGGCCTCATTGGATGGATGGACGGAAACTTCTGGCCAGGCCACTGCCCGAGGGTCATTCGGTTGATCTGAGGGACGTGTCACGAAATCATCACACTTTGAAACCTCGTgataaaaacttgttttgtttcaTTCGATTTctataagaagaaaaaaatcaagctgttatattttgctatttttatgaaaaacaaacaaattctgTAGGGTAAGGACAGTCTATCAAAAAGAAAAAGGGAGATATATTCTATTACATTTGAGTCAGGGAACGGTTGTTTAAAGGATCGAGTTTAgattttttgtcttcaaaaaacTATCCATTGCAAACTCATCGACACCATCTGATGGAAGACAGAAAGcgtgaatttgagaatttgcaACCGCTTTCTTTATGTTTCACAAATCACAAACAAAGAAAAGGGCAGatttaaaatcacttttcaaaacattttatttattataataAGAAGCACCTTTGAAAGTCTAGAAGAAAGCAAACAGCAAAAACGGCAGTTGCTTTTCTTTTTCCTAAATCAATTCTTATTAACAATAATTTATAGAGTAATGACGTTTTCCTTTAACCGTGAAATCAGATAATGGTAGCAGCATTATTACATTGTTTAACCACGAGCAGAGCATAGCAAAAGAGACGAACACCGTTTTGTTCAAACTGCTGGAGACCAACGGGGTTGCGTTAACGATGTTTAGAAGTTGATTGCTTTCGTTGCATAAAGTTGACCTGGTGGCGCGaggaactttcacaaaacccgtGAATACATGTTACATTTGATGCGAGGAtattcatgaataaataaaaaaacaacacacaaaAGGTCAAATAAACAGCACAGCTGAAAACTGAACTGAAAGGAAGAAATGATGCTGATAATGAAGAAGATAGCTCCTGTAATTAGTAGATGTTATTTGAGAGGAAAGCAGAACCGAACAAAATCATTCACACGTTCATAGGGTTGAATTATGAACTTGAACCCCGCATAGATGGTAAGAGTTCTGAAACtgatgaatgaaaataaaagattatttttgtATGCGAGCATACTGGAGGGTTCCTCAATTCACAAAAGATATCACCATCCATTCACATTTTCTATGTCGATCAGCTCAAATGTTCCAAATTGATCTGGGAATTCGTAATAAAAAAGGCGAACATGATGAAAAATTTAGGaaatgcatttggtaatgtAACATGCAATCAATCACTCATATTTGACTAATATGGGGTCCCTGCACTCGAATTGCACAAATACTGAATCTTTTGAAACCTTTGTATACCGTCATCAGGTCAAACCAGAACAATGTTTATTGATACCTTTTGAGCCTGAGTCACCATGCGCCTCCTCCCATGCTTTATAtgggaaaaatcttttttttttttctcaaaaacgctattttcacctatgaaataaataaatgaatcgGACATCGTGAGTAACCAAACGCCTAATGTCCCATTCCCATTTGAAACTGCCGTGGAGAAGAATTGGTGatgaacacaaaaaaagtgtttttctctGAATACTtgattctagattaaattttcaaaaggtcttatctgcataggaaacccatgactcatatctcggattagttttcaaaaaaccgtaagagccattggtaaacaaagtcctttttgcatcggtattcgacctacttacgaaaaaccaatatcaaaaatgttcgagattgttcatctaccgTCCTTgaagtgccccaaacttaaaataaatgaaattttgtttcattttcgagaaaaaacgaaaattagtgtcagaggtcacggtggttcttacagctttttgaaaactcacgcgagatatcgtcgccatcgtgctaacttgtcgtacgtgcatcattttgggccaaattgagttaagaacgccattttgtgcagctcacaatgcctcaactTTTgaacttcacagatccccaaaattcgatttcaatcctgagatattcaacaaaaaccgaaaaaacttcgtgcatttttgtcactttacatatgaaagtagtttcaatcttgtcgtgctatcttgtcactccatgaaaattgatgtaagtgcgacaaaaggccaaagggatttcaggccaggaaagtcaggatgcgtttgtcgcacgtacaagctagactaccgtaaacatttgtaattataactcgggactccagcaaccaacttcaaccaaactttgggacaatgcacagaatggtgagccaaacaaaacgtgtttgttattgtttacattgcgtgctctcgtttttgaatattcaaggtcaaacattaaaacgcgtttttctcggaacgtcaaaatggcgggtgcgacaagatagcacgacgacgtcgatatgttggatcagaagattcaagaaaaatgtttgaaattcagggaaaaatgtgctatttctgaataccccttgattcaaggattggtttagtttatggtaagtttatgttagttttaggttaggttatgtctccttaaaaaaaaaatctcattgtacttagtgttacaaaaatgatatatcatatacttttaaaattataagaatgaacagtgtttaaatcacgaatagcaaactaaagctgaagagtaacagctgaccacttattatgtaaatcaaatgtaattattataacaaAGATTCAATATagtatatttaatttaaaaaaaggaggATTTCTTTGGGTCATGTTGGGTTTGGGAAGTGTTTTTTAAGTGAAgaaaataatgcattttaagcCCTTGAAGTTCACGTCGGCGCTAGGGAAGTGCACATTTTGCTTGCAAGTTCAAAGTGTTTTAAAAGCATCGACAAGAATGGCGGAATATGGTATCATTTTGGATTTATCAAACGAGGTTATAAGCCTTTTGGTTTCTTACATGTTATTCCCGAGCAGTCATCAACAAAATGTTAAACGCCAACTGTCGCTGCATTTGTTCTAACTTTATTTGCTTACATCACAGCTTGCGCCTAGTACTCCAGCCCAAGTGCCTTCATTCGCTGCTCGATTTCGATCGTCGGCAGACCGTGCTCCTTGTTGTAGTGGTAACTCACCACCAGCTGTTTCTCCTCCAGACCGGGTATGTGCTCGTACAGGGACTTTTCCAGGCTCCGGTCGATATCGTTCTCCTCACGCAGCACGCAAAAGTAAAGCATAAACACGGCCATGCTGGCGATCACCACGTACGGCTGGTACCAAGGCATGTCCTCGTTATCCTGGCCACTTCGGGTGTGCTCGGCCCTCCACCGAGAGGCCGGGCTGTTGAAGTACTGCAACGGTTTGTCGTTTACGGGTTTTGGTTCATTTGGGTTGACTTTTGGGGTTTGTGTGGCCAAGCATCGTGAAATCGTTTGTCGTGACAAAAGCCGGGTTCTGTGCAAAGAataccataaaaaaatatttcagtatcTGGTACTGCGAGGGTTAAATTCTATGAGCATTGCACAATCTTgagaaagaaaaacttttttcttgaaCTAGATTGGTACTTACGTGTGGCGCAGTTTAGACAATGCTtgtacaaaaataatttgagacaTATCAACTGCTTAACTCTTTAAATTAGTGATCTTTTTccagatttaaattttaatcttgcacaatgtttgtttttattttggaacTTTGCTGTTTAACTTTCcggtattttgacgtttgacagcAATAACACAACAAAAACGTAACGCGTAACGCGTGTgatgtttatgaaaatttgcgCCAAATTCTCCTAAAAACAAACTAATCATGGAATCGGAAGGCACCACTTCAGGAAATCAGCCGGAAACAATCGTTGAAAATCCTGTTATACCCGAGTCCGAGGAGATCGATTTCGGCGATGACACATTCCCAGTTCAGACGGTAACGGAACAGGAGAAAGAGAGCGATGAAATCCAACCCGATCAAGGGGAAACGGAAGCTGAAGGAGAGAACGACGTTGAAACGGAAGAAGCACCCGAAGAAGAGTTAATCGAAGATACGGAACTAGAAGCGGACTCAGCCGAGCAACCAGATGACCAGCCTACAAAAGAGGCAACATCCGCTAGGAAAGGTAACTTCAAACctaataaatttaaactaaTAATTCCACATTTGCTGACGATTAAATTTGTAGAACCTGCCGAGCCGCGTCTAGTCCAGTTGCCGCTCAGCAAAATCAAGCAGATCATGAAGCTCGACCCGGACGTGAACATCGTGTCGGCGGAAGCCATCTTCCTGGTGACCCGGGCCGCCGAACTTTTTGTGCAGAATTTGGCCAAGGAAGCGTACACACATACGGCGGCCGGCAAGAAGAAAACGATCGCAAAGCGGGACGTCGACATGACGATCGAATCCGTCGATACGCTCATGTTTCTCGAGGGAATGATGAACGTGTGATTGTCACGGATGCCGAAGATTGTCGTTGTAGTAACGTTATCAAAgacctaaatttaattttaaatcttgtAAGACGCtagttattaaaatatttagtttCACCAATGGGTTTTAAAGTGTTGTGAGAAAATTCcgtgaaaatgtgtaattgggATATAcaatagggtgtttcatccaaataaaaaagttctcagaatcaggcaaaccgaggttgccctagtagaggatacccatagggactctcatgccaaatatcagcccatttggttaagaattggcctgtccccagcggttcaaagtttacatgtaaattaccaTGGGATTTTTTTGCGCCCCTGGACGAGAATTGACCCCACGACTTCTGGATTTGAAAACCCAGTACGCCGCAAGTCGATACCCATCCCCTACGGTTCAGGATTCCCAGTGAGAATGTCGACTCATTGAAGGGATTCTGACTTTGCCGaaccagacaggaatcgaaccgaTGGCCATCAAGTTCCGTTTATAAGGCGAAACATGTAACCTCACGGTCACGGCAATTCGGCCTAAATTGCTGACAATCCTACCGAATAAAAAATCTATCAATCAATcaatgttattgtttacaactATAAAGCTAATTTTCATCAACAAAATGACTCTTTGTACGAAcacaaaaggtttaaaaaggaccaaacttcaaaaattaactACCCGAGTCAACTATAACCGACTAGAACAGTTGGAACAAAATTCCATTGATTTTGTGCAGGATTATAGAATTCTGCGGTACcggaatacactcaaaccccgatggtttgacaccaactgttgtcaaacgaacggggtaaatttttttacacggagttcacacacactgccaaacgtttgttttgatagtgtgcgtgagcgccgtgtaaaaagtgacagttcgtcacttttttagtttgaccaCCGACACCGACGTAACACTCCATGTAAAAAATCTGCTGAAATGTGTCCCAGCACGACTCACCCCAATTACTTCCTTGGAATCACCCCTTgccgataaaaatatatttcgcaACACTGCTCGACCCattgtttgcaaacaaaacGTAGTTTATGAATGAATCAGCTGAtttgtgtttacaaacaaaatag from Culex quinquefasciatus strain JHB chromosome 3, VPISU_Cqui_1.0_pri_paternal, whole genome shotgun sequence includes:
- the LOC6043797 gene encoding uncharacterized protein LOC6043797 — translated: MSQIIFVQALSKLRHTTRLLSRQTISRCLATQTPKVNPNEPKPVNDKPLQYFNSPASRWRAEHTRSGQDNEDMPWYQPYVVIASMAVFMLYFCVLREENDIDRSLEKSLYEHIPGLEEKQLVVSYHYNKEHGLPTIEIEQRMKALGLEY
- the LOC6043798 gene encoding DNA polymerase epsilon subunit 4, which gives rise to MESEGTTSGNQPETIVENPVIPESEEIDFGDDTFPVQTVTEQEKESDEIQPDQGETEAEGENDVETEEAPEEELIEDTELEADSAEQPDDQPTKEATSARKEPAEPRLVQLPLSKIKQIMKLDPDVNIVSAEAIFLVTRAAELFVQNLAKEAYTHTAAGKKKTIAKRDVDMTIESVDTLMFLEGMMNV